The proteins below are encoded in one region of Thunnus maccoyii chromosome 24, fThuMac1.1, whole genome shotgun sequence:
- the lipt1 gene encoding lipoyltransferase 1, mitochondrial, with protein sequence MMSHIRRTLSLLRGCSGVCRCQTRTCSSLLTASGGDASGFVLLSRSTDVYQNLALEDWIDAKVDLQQRSILLLWRNRPAVVIGRHQNPWTECNLPAMRRAGIPLARRRSGGGTVFHDLGNLNLTFFTSKKAYDRQRNLKVVTEALRKLRPELDVQATDRFDILLKGHYKISGSASRLSRKSSYHHCTLLHSADRSALAAVLRPSCPGIHSNATPSVPSPVANLVDHAPSLQWEELLDALADQYNAEFGFCSAATFVNPADESAFPGLSRAATELRGWEWTFGKTPKFSVQTLLDLTDVASSARSSARLHMEVKNGVIESCELDVPADWLPQRLSGELSGVLVGERFCPHRTAAGVSALLRSESGELHHRLHNLCDAVVSVMG encoded by the exons ATGATGTCACACATCAGAAGGACGTTGTCTCTTCTCAGAGGCTGTTCGGGTGTTTGCAGGTGTCAGACTCGTACCTGCAGCAGTCTGTTGACGGCCTCTGGCGGTGACGCGTCAGGGTTCGTCCTGCTCTCCCGGTCCACAGACGTTTATCAGAACCTGGCTTTGGAGGACTGGATCGACGCCAAGGTGGACCTGCAGCAGCGTAGCATCCTGCTGCTGTGGAGGAACCGGCCAGCCGTGGTCATCGGACGCCACCAGAACCCCTGGACTGAGTGCAACCTGCCAGCCATGAGGCGGGCGGGGATCCCTCTGGCCCGCAGGCGGAGCGGCGGCGGGACGGTCTTCCATGACCTCGGGAACCTCAACCTGACCTTCTTCACCTCCAAGAAGGCGTACGACCGGCAGAGGAACCTGAAGGTCGTCACAGAGGCGCTGAGGAAGCTGCGACCTGAGCTGGACGTCCAGGCCACCGACAGATTCGACATTTTATTGAAAGGACACTACAAGATCTCAG GCAGCGCGTCCAGACTCAGCAGGAAGTCGTCGTACCATCACTGCACTCTGCTGCACTCCGCCGACCGCTCCGCCCTCGCCGCCGTGCTCCGCCCCTCCTGCCCCGGTATCCACAGCAACGCCACGCCCAGCGTCCCCTCACCTGTCGCCAACCTGGTGGACCACGCCCCCTCGCTGCAGTGGGAGGAGCTGCTGGACGCACTGGCGGACCAGTACAACGCAG AGTTCGGCTTCTGCTCCGCGGCGACCTTCGTTAACCCCGCTGACGAGTCTGCGTTTCCTGGTCTGAGCAGAGCGGCGACAGAGCTGCGCGGTTGGGAGTGGACGTTCGGGAAGACGCCTAAATTCAGCGTCCAGACGCTCCTGGACCTGACAGACGTCGCATCATCAGCTCGCAGCTCCGCCCGGCTGCATATGGAGGTGAAGAACGGCGTGATCGAGAGCTGCGAGCTGGACGTTCCTGCAGACTGGCTGCCGCAGCGGCTGAGCGGCGAGCTGAGCGGCGTGCTGGTCGGAGAGCGGTTCTGTCCCCACCGGACGGCCGCAGGTGTTTCTGCGCTGCTGCGGTCTGAGAGCGGCGAGCTGCACCACAGACTGCACAACCTGTGTGACGCTGTGGTGTCTGTCATGGGCTGA